The genomic stretch TTTGTCCACGCACTTTCATCGGCTGCAGTAGCCGTGGCCGTGACTCGGGGCTGTAGCAGAGGAGAGCTGGAAAGGTGTGGTTGTGACCGAAAGGTCAGGGGTGTCAGCCCAGAGGGTGAGTACAGTAACACTTTCCTAAAATCCGCATAGAAAAAAACACACGTGTGGCAAACCTGTCTCTACTCCCACCCCAGGATTCCAGTGGTCCGGCTGTTCTGATAACCTCTCGTACGGTGTTGCATTCTCTCAGACTTTTGTGGATGAGCCCGAGAGGGCTAAAGGCATGTCATCAGGACGGCCACTCATGAACATTCACAATAATGAAGCCGGACGGAAGGCAAGAGGTTTTCCTTTCACTGTTATCCATCCATCAATGTGTTTCGATTTTCACGTGTTTTTCTGTCCCTATTCAGGCGATTCTTCATAACATGCAGGTGGAGTGTAAGTGCCATGGTGTTTCTGGGTCATGTGAGATCAGAACTTGTTGGAAGGTCATGCCTCCCTTCCGTCGGGTTGGTTCTGTGCTAAAAGAGCGCTTTGATGGAGCCACAGAGGTATGCTGCATATGAAACCAATGGACCTGTGATGATCACTTATTGGTGtatttaatgatttaataacATTATCATGTCAGGTACGACTCACACGCGTGGGCTCTCGCACAGCTCTCCTTCCACGAGACTCACAGGTGAAGCCACCAGCAGCCCGTGACCTGGTTTACTTGGCTTCCTCGCCAGATTTCTGTCGTCTAGACCCAGACAATGGCATCCCCGGTACTGCAGGACGACGCTGTAATGGTAAAAGTGTACAGAACCACTGACCACAAAACGCTCTTCTGATATTCTGCAATATAATTTG from Misgurnus anguillicaudatus chromosome 10, ASM2758022v2, whole genome shotgun sequence encodes the following:
- the wnt4b gene encoding wingless-type MMTV integration site family, member 4b, which translates into the protein MPTVSSVTLTGRLLLLLLWATHLTIATNWLSLARLPRSRPVSGAEPCGRLRGLTPGQVGVCRARGEVMESVRKAAEMVIEECQHQFRNRRWNCSTTPRGINVFGRVMNQGTREAAFVHALSSAAVAVAVTRGCSRGELERCGCDRKVRGVSPEGFQWSGCSDNLSYGVAFSQTFVDEPERAKGMSSGRPLMNIHNNEAGRKAILHNMQVECKCHGVSGSCEIRTCWKVMPPFRRVGSVLKERFDGATEVRLTRVGSRTALLPRDSQVKPPAARDLVYLASSPDFCRLDPDNGIPGTAGRRCNGTSRLAPDGCELLCCGPGFKAGRAEVVQRCSCKFSWCCSVRCQQCKNTVLIHTCRE